GAACGAACTGAGCAGTCTGCGGATCATCCCTTTGACCCACAATCACAATCTCTTTCGTCTTTCCCGTCGCATACAACAACGCGCTGAGCAGCGCTGAGTAGCCTGAGGGGTAATGAGCAACCATCCCGCCAAAAGCCTTAAACTGCTTGGCTGCATAGTCTTCCAATCGAGTTTCCCCCGTTAGCCGCGCAAGCCGCACAAAATTATGGGCCGCAATGCTGTTACCCGACGGAATCGCACCATCATAAATTTCTTTGGGTCTGGATATCAATTGTTCACTATCTGAACCGGTAAAGAATAATCCGTCCCGTTCTTCATCCCAAAACAGATCAATCATATCCTGATTAAGCGTCAGTGCCCGCCGCAGATACTGTACATCGAAGGTCGCCTGGTACAACTCAATCAAGCCCCACACATAAAAAGCATAATCATCTACATAGCCGGGGTAAGCTGCCTGACCATCCCGGTGCCGTGCCAATAGGCGTCCATCCTCCCGTCTCAAATGGTTCCACAAGAACGTCTCTGCCTTTCGAGCTTGCTCAGTATATCTGGTATCTCCAAAAGCTTGCCCCGCCTTGGCCAAAGCAGCAATCATCAACCCGTTCCACGAGGTCAAAATCTTGTCATCCTTTTGAGGATGAACCCGCTGCTCCCTAGCAGTAAACAGCTTGGCCCGTAGCTCACTGACCCGCTGCTCCAGCTCTGGCTCGGTCAAATCATGCTTGTTCGCATAGGCTTCCAGATTGATATCAATCAGGTTTGGAATATTGTGGCCTTCAAAATTACCGTAAGGTGTGATACCGTACAAATCGTTGAAAAAAGCCGCGTCCTCATCGCCCAGTACAGTCTTAATCTCGGAGTCGCTCCAAACGTAAAATCTACCCTCTTCTCCTTCAGAATCCGCGTCCTCTGCCGAATAAAAGGCACCTCCTGCATCCGTCATGTCTCTTGCAATATATGTAAAATTTGTTCAGTGATTTGTCGATACAGTCTCTTGCCTGTCACCTGCCAAGCCTCTGTATACGTGATGGCCAACAAAGCGTTGTCATACAGCATTTTTTCAAAATGCGGCACCAACCATTTCTCGTCCACTGAGTACCTTGAGAATCCCATGCCTACATGGTCGTAGATTCCGCCCCGTGACATCGCATCCAGTGTCTTCTCTACCATTTCCAATGCCTTCTGATTCCCCGTATGTTGTGCATATCGCAGCAGAAAAGACAAGTTATGTGAAGAAGGAAACTTCGGTGCTTCTCCGAAGCCACCATATTCATGATCGAAGGTGTGGCTGTATTCATGGAAAGCTTTATTCAAGCACTGCTCATCCAGTTCTCCGCGATAACCTGCAAGCAAATCCTGTCGTTCATGCTCGGTAAGCACCTGCTCACTCAGCTCCATCAGCTCATCCGGCTGTTCTTTCCACCGGATTCCCACCTTACTTAGCAAATCCAAAAGTCCGACACGCCCAAACTTCTGCTCCTTGGGCAAATACGTACCCGCAAAAAAAGGTCTCTGATCCGGCGTCATCAAAATCGTCAGCGGCCAACCCCCATGCCCGGTCATCGTCTCGCAGATGGACATATAGATATGATCCACATCCGGACGTTCCTCTCGATCCACTTTAATGGATATGTAATCCCGGTTTAATACCTCAGCTACCTCTTCATCCTCGAAAGATTCTCTCTCCATTACATGGCACCAATGACAAGTCGAATAGCCAATTGACAAGAAAATAGGCTTGTTATCACGCTTAGCAATTTCAAAAGCTTCATCTGACCAAGGGAACCAGTTTACCGAATTGTAAGCATGTTGCAATAGATACGGTGACTTTTCCTTGGCTAATCTATTCGGTTTGCTGCTCGTTGACATGGGGCATCACCACTTCCGTAGTTGGATTTTATGCTCGGTATTATTTTACCCTAAATGGGTGGTAAAAGTCGGAAGAACAGAAAAAAGATAATGACTCTCAACCGAATCTATCAATAAATTATTTATTCAGGTCATAAGTAGGTATGAAAAAGCACCGTCGGATATTCTCCAACAGTGCTTTGTTTACTGCAATCGTACCTTATTAATGTTTAGCATGTTACTGATTAGAATCTATATCAAATATCTTCAGAGCTTTCAGTAAGGCGTATTCACTTGTTCTGGTCCCTTCTTTTGAAAAATGCGCATCTGGAAAAGCGGGGGACATATGATGGTACCCGGGATAGACATGTAATTCCACTAAGACACCATCAAAGACCAGTTGTTTAGCAAAAGATAAGGCTTCATCAATAAATAGATCAATGGTACCTATATTTATATAAGTCGGTGGTAACCCGGCCAATGACTTTGCACGGGCTGGCACATAATACTCACTTACCTTGTTAGACCCCGGTTCAATCCCCAATACAGATTTCCAGCCAAAATAATTACTTTGTTTTGTCCAAATAAACTCTCCTGCGTGTGGATGCTCTGGTGCGATACTTGTGCGGTCATCTAGCATTGGCCTCATTAATCTTAGATGATGGATTGCGAATTCCTTCTGATCACGAATGTACAAAGCTAAGCCAGCCGCCAAACCACCACCAGCGCTACTGCCCCCGACGGCAACTTTCTGAGTATCTATCCCTAACTCTTCCGCATGTTCAATACACCATTTTAGGCCCGAATAACAATCCTGTAACTGACTTGGCTGTACATGCTCTGGCGCTAGGCGATAGTACACAGATACACAACAGAAACCATGTTCTGCAGCAAGAGCTGCATTAGCAGGACGATTCACGACTGGACTTCCTAAGACCATTCCGCCTCCGTGTATGGAATAATATAGAGGCATCTTATTATGCTTTGATTGTTTGGGCTTAATGATTTCTATTTGAATATCTGGACCACTAAAACAACTTGGCACAATCTTTTTTTCTAATGTAACAGGGAATATCTGCGTTACATCTAATGGTTGCATCATTTGAGATTGGCTTTTACGTGCTTCCATTAGTGTAGATTTGGTAAGATCAGTTGTTGGTATTAAATCAACTACACTGATAATTTCTGGATCAATCAGATGTCTACTTCTACTTTTTTGTTCCCTCATGATAGTCGTTTCCCCACTTTCTTGTTTTAAAGATAATGAATCAATACATAAATTCTTTCATTTATTCAGAATCGGCACCGTCCCAAATCCGTTGATGCTGTCGTTTATATTCATATTTTAAAGATTAAAATATGCTTTATAAATGAAAACAACGAGTTAGAATCATTTTTGACATAAAACCAATAATGAAAAAATGAGGTGCAATCCAATCTTTTGCCAAACAAAAAAACGTGACCGGATTGGTTTTTCACCGCGATCATCCGGTCACGCCCTCAGCTCACCATGTCAGGAGCCAAAATTAAATTTATTGACGCGAGTATAGCACCACGCCACTTTGCAAATAGGTACTTTTTATGTCCACTTCATGGGGTATCGATCGATATTCGCTGGCGTATCCCCCTACTTTTTATGTGAATACACAATTTTCTTAATGGTTTCGGTAGAGAGAAAAAACTCCTTAGCTAATTGCTCAATACTGCTACGATTTTGAAAAGCTTTTCTGATCGCGGCATTTCGCTGTTCAAGCAACCTTTTCCCGCCGCTCAAACTGCCCCAATCCATATATTCCGTTTTTGGCTTAGGAATATACAGAGTCTCTCCTTGAACATATTTTTGAATTTCCGTAATTAGTTTTTGAGGTAAAACTTTTGTAGCATTCGTATATCTCAATTTGCTCGCTCCTTATTTTGATTCTTTAAAATAAGGTGCAAAGCCAAAAATATTAAAAAAGCTTGTTCAGCGTTTAAAAATTGTTTCGCCCCATACAAAGTAACGCTTTCCCAATAATTGGCTTTGCATGAGTGTAAGAAGTCACAGACAATCCCAATAGATTCTCCATCAGTAGGCACCCCCTTTTACTTCGCAAGTATAGCATAACTCTGCTCACCTGATCTTCATTCATTTGCGAGGTGCTGGCGGGACGCTTTTTTGCTCGACTCTTGTTATTTGCAAGCCAATGTTTTATATTGACATAAGAGTAGGTCAAAAATAAAAGAGGTGAACGGACGAGATGTCTCCACGAACGAAGGAACAAAATGAAGAGATCCGGCTACGGCGTCTGGCGCAAATCCGGAAAGCGGCTGCCGATGTTTTTTTGAATAAAG
This window of the Paenibacillus polymyxa genome carries:
- a CDS encoding CD3324 family protein, yielding MRYTNATKVLPQKLITEIQKYVQGETLYIPKPKTEYMDWGSLSGGKRLLEQRNAAIRKAFQNRSSIEQLAKEFFLSTETIKKIVYSHKK
- a CDS encoding alpha/beta hydrolase yields the protein MREQKSRSRHLIDPEIISVVDLIPTTDLTKSTLMEARKSQSQMMQPLDVTQIFPVTLEKKIVPSCFSGPDIQIEIIKPKQSKHNKMPLYYSIHGGGMVLGSPVVNRPANAALAAEHGFCCVSVYYRLAPEHVQPSQLQDCYSGLKWCIEHAEELGIDTQKVAVGGSSAGGGLAAGLALYIRDQKEFAIHHLRLMRPMLDDRTSIAPEHPHAGEFIWTKQSNYFGWKSVLGIEPGSNKVSEYYVPARAKSLAGLPPTYINIGTIDLFIDEALSFAKQLVFDGVLVELHVYPGYHHMSPAFPDAHFSKEGTRTSEYALLKALKIFDIDSNQ